In Pseudomonas sp. GCEP-101, one DNA window encodes the following:
- a CDS encoding fumarylacetoacetate hydrolase family protein: protein MPVHVVHFEHQNERHWGVLRQGRISLIPGRFASTGELIRQARVEELAKLQGGELALDEVTLLSPITRDQQFVCQGANYRQHMIESGMDPDAKHFNMIFTKAQSCIVAADSDLIKPRQVRFLDYEIELGLVLRREITGKVAVTDANLHEFIAGVVIVNDYSARDIQIPQMQFYKGKSFRTFGPVGPYLCLLGQADMHYLKDLRLRLTVNGQVRQDDSTANLVHGPAATLSELSGVQDFAAGDLIATGTPAGCALSIPSPAKQRIAALLPERVKWQAFMKAQEGRSQYLKAGDVVEASIRSADGVIDLGVQRNRVVEQA, encoded by the coding sequence ATGCCCGTCCACGTAGTCCACTTCGAACACCAGAACGAACGCCACTGGGGCGTACTCCGCCAGGGGCGCATCAGCCTCATTCCGGGCCGCTTCGCCAGCACCGGCGAGCTGATCCGCCAGGCCCGCGTCGAGGAACTTGCCAAGCTGCAGGGCGGCGAACTGGCCCTCGACGAGGTGACGCTGCTCTCGCCGATCACCCGCGACCAGCAGTTCGTCTGCCAGGGCGCCAACTATCGGCAGCACATGATCGAGTCGGGCATGGACCCGGACGCCAAGCACTTCAACATGATCTTCACCAAGGCGCAGAGCTGCATCGTGGCCGCCGACAGCGACCTGATCAAACCGCGCCAGGTGCGCTTCCTCGATTACGAAATCGAACTGGGCCTGGTGCTGCGCCGCGAGATCACCGGCAAGGTCGCGGTGACCGACGCCAACCTGCACGAGTTCATCGCCGGCGTGGTCATCGTCAACGACTACTCCGCGCGGGATATCCAGATCCCGCAGATGCAGTTCTACAAGGGCAAGAGCTTCCGCACCTTCGGCCCGGTGGGGCCGTACCTGTGCCTGCTGGGCCAGGCGGACATGCACTACCTCAAGGACCTGCGCCTGCGCCTGACGGTGAACGGCCAGGTGCGCCAGGACGACAGCACCGCCAACCTGGTGCACGGCCCGGCGGCGACCCTGAGCGAACTCTCCGGCGTGCAGGACTTCGCCGCCGGCGACCTGATCGCCACCGGCACCCCGGCCGGCTGTGCGCTGTCGATTCCGTCGCCGGCCAAGCAGCGCATCGCCGCGCTGCTGCCGGAACGGGTCAAGTGGCAGGCCTTCATGAAGGCCCAGGAAGGTCGCAGCCAATACCTCAAGGCAGGCGACGTGGTCGAAGCCAGCATCCGCAGCGCCGACGGCGTGATCGACCTGGGTGTGCAGCGCAACCGCGTGGTGGAGCAAGCCTGA
- a CDS encoding acyl-CoA synthetase, whose amino-acid sequence MAVKDLADIQALEGVPLAQRGLPASTYEALRRCASEHGRSTALSFFLEAKHFRHTHDWTYAELFADITRAANAFHSLGLGARDVVAFLLPNLPETHFVIWGGEAAGVVLAINPLLEAPQIADLLRAANARIVVTLAPTPGSDLWPKLASQLDGLPSVRDVVWVSMAPYVGTLPGLALRWMARRERSRHKRLQLHDLRQLMRRESAERLKSGRQIRAEEPSSYFCTGGTTGLPKIARRSHGSEVFNAWAMAANLQPREAGQVIFCGLPLFHVNGQLVTGLMPWTHGDRVIIGTPQGYRGDGVIANFWAMVEHFGIQFFSGVPTVYSALLQQPTAGHDLSSLQYALCGAAPMPVELFREFERRVGVRILEGYGLTEGACVSSSNPPAGERPIGSIGLRLAYQGMRAVILDDQGAYLRDAEADEVGVIAIHGPNVFLGYLDENHNKGLWIDIDGQRWLNTGDLGRQDADGYFWLTGRKKELIIRGGHNIDPKQIEEALQAHPAVALVAAVGSPDPHAGEIPVAYVQLAAGQRAEGSELLAFANQRISERAAVPKRIEILDALPVTPVGKIFKPALQQREIARVIHQEADNQGLPGVAVEVVQDARRGLVAQVRAGAGREALARALGRYSFAVDWHG is encoded by the coding sequence ATGGCCGTGAAGGACCTCGCCGACATCCAGGCGCTCGAGGGCGTGCCGCTGGCGCAGCGCGGGCTGCCGGCCAGCACCTACGAGGCGCTGCGCCGCTGCGCCAGCGAACACGGCCGCTCGACGGCGCTGAGCTTCTTCCTCGAGGCGAAGCACTTCCGCCACACCCACGACTGGACCTACGCCGAGCTGTTCGCCGACATCACCCGCGCCGCCAACGCCTTCCACAGCCTGGGCCTCGGTGCCAGGGACGTGGTCGCCTTCCTGTTGCCGAACCTGCCGGAAACCCACTTCGTCATCTGGGGCGGCGAGGCGGCCGGCGTCGTGCTGGCGATCAACCCGCTGCTGGAAGCACCGCAGATCGCCGACCTGCTGCGCGCCGCCAACGCGCGCATCGTGGTGACCCTGGCGCCGACGCCGGGCAGCGACCTGTGGCCGAAGCTCGCCAGCCAGCTCGATGGCCTGCCCAGCGTGCGCGACGTGGTCTGGGTGAGCATGGCGCCCTATGTGGGCACCCTGCCGGGTCTCGCGCTGCGCTGGATGGCACGGCGCGAGCGCAGCCGGCACAAGCGCCTGCAACTTCACGACCTGCGCCAGCTGATGCGCCGCGAAAGCGCCGAGCGGCTGAAGAGCGGCCGGCAGATTCGCGCCGAGGAACCCTCCTCCTACTTCTGCACCGGCGGCACCACGGGCCTGCCGAAGATCGCCCGCCGCAGCCACGGCTCGGAAGTCTTCAACGCCTGGGCCATGGCCGCCAACCTGCAGCCGCGCGAGGCCGGGCAGGTGATCTTCTGCGGCCTGCCGCTGTTCCACGTCAACGGCCAGCTGGTCACCGGCCTGATGCCCTGGACCCACGGCGACCGGGTGATCATCGGCACGCCCCAGGGGTACCGCGGCGACGGGGTGATCGCGAACTTCTGGGCCATGGTCGAGCACTTCGGAATCCAGTTCTTCTCCGGCGTGCCGACGGTCTATTCCGCCCTGCTGCAACAGCCCACGGCGGGCCACGACCTGTCCAGCCTGCAGTATGCGTTGTGCGGTGCGGCACCGATGCCGGTGGAGCTGTTCCGCGAGTTCGAGCGCAGGGTGGGCGTGCGCATCCTGGAGGGCTACGGGCTCACCGAGGGCGCCTGCGTGTCGTCGAGCAACCCGCCCGCCGGCGAGCGCCCCATCGGCTCCATCGGCCTGCGCCTGGCCTACCAGGGCATGCGCGCGGTGATCCTCGACGACCAGGGCGCGTACCTGCGTGACGCCGAGGCCGACGAAGTCGGCGTGATTGCCATCCACGGCCCGAACGTGTTCCTGGGCTACCTGGACGAGAACCACAACAAGGGCCTGTGGATCGACATCGACGGGCAGCGCTGGCTGAACACCGGCGACCTGGGACGACAGGACGCCGACGGCTACTTCTGGCTCACCGGGCGCAAGAAGGAACTGATCATCCGCGGCGGGCACAACATCGACCCGAAACAGATCGAGGAGGCGCTCCAGGCGCATCCGGCGGTGGCGCTGGTTGCGGCCGTCGGCAGCCCGGACCCGCACGCCGGCGAGATACCGGTGGCCTACGTGCAGCTCGCCGCCGGCCAGCGCGCCGAGGGCAGCGAGCTGCTGGCCTTTGCCAACCAGCGGATCAGCGAGCGAGCCGCGGTGCCCAAGCGCATCGAGATCCTCGACGCCCTGCCCGTCACGCCGGTGGGCAAGATCTTCAAGCCGGCCCTGCAACAGCGGGAAATCGCCCGCGTGATCCACCAGGAAGCGGACAACCAGGGCCTGCCCGGCGTCGCCGTGGAGGTGGTGCAGGACGCTCGCCGCGGGCTGGTGGCGCAGGTGCGTGCCGGTGCCGGACGCGAGGCGCTGGCCCGCGCACTGGGACGCTACAGCTTCGCGGTGGACTGGCACGGCTGA
- a CDS encoding MBL fold metallo-hydrolase yields MRTRLPRALALLLVLALPGCERIQQAALDAMVRDQTDRSLLQAGSGLRVILCGTGSPQVNATRGLACTLVAAGGRLFLFDAGENAMRNLERSHVPVEALSQVFITHWHSDHFNGLGALINHSWINGRQTPFLVYGPPGVEQVVEGLAMAYAADATYRSAHALPTTPRQLAFAEPRRVEIAEGTESVRVYDQAGVTIDAYRVDHRPVEPAYGYVLRYQGKKLFISGDTRVSERYLDALQDADLVVHEAINTQLIHQGAAALARTGQPVRGEQALRVLDYHADTLELARLVQRAGVRHLVLTHLIPAPDNVLTRRLFVSGMADEYSGEITLGEDALDLSL; encoded by the coding sequence ATGCGAACCCGATTGCCACGAGCCCTTGCCCTGCTGCTCGTCCTCGCCCTGCCCGGCTGCGAACGCATCCAGCAGGCCGCGCTGGATGCGATGGTGCGCGACCAGACCGACCGGTCCCTGCTGCAGGCCGGCTCAGGCCTGCGCGTGATTCTCTGCGGCACCGGCTCGCCGCAGGTGAATGCCACCCGTGGGCTGGCCTGCACCCTGGTCGCCGCCGGGGGCCGGCTGTTCCTCTTCGACGCCGGCGAGAACGCCATGCGCAACCTGGAGCGCAGCCATGTGCCGGTCGAGGCGCTTTCCCAGGTGTTCATCACCCATTGGCATTCGGACCACTTCAACGGCCTCGGCGCGCTGATCAACCACAGCTGGATCAATGGCCGGCAAACTCCCTTCCTGGTCTACGGCCCACCCGGTGTCGAGCAGGTCGTCGAGGGACTGGCCATGGCCTATGCCGCGGACGCCACCTACCGCAGCGCCCACGCCCTGCCGACGACGCCGCGCCAGCTGGCCTTCGCCGAGCCTCGCCGGGTGGAGATTGCCGAGGGCACGGAATCGGTGCGCGTCTACGACCAGGCCGGGGTCACCATCGACGCCTACCGGGTCGACCATCGCCCCGTGGAACCGGCCTATGGCTATGTGCTGCGCTACCAGGGCAAGAAGCTCTTCATCAGCGGCGATACCCGCGTCAGCGAGCGCTACCTCGATGCCCTGCAGGACGCCGACCTGGTGGTGCACGAGGCGATCAATACGCAGCTGATCCACCAGGGCGCCGCCGCCCTCGCCCGCACCGGCCAGCCAGTTCGCGGCGAGCAGGCGCTGCGGGTGCTCGACTACCACGCCGACACGCTCGAACTGGCGCGCCTGGTCCAGCGAGCGGGCGTGCGTCACCTGGTGCTCACCCACCTGATTCCCGCCCCGGACAACGTCCTCACCCGGCGCCTGTTCGTCAGCGGCATGGCCGATGAGTATTCGGGCGAGATCACGCTCGGGGAGGATGCCCTCGACCTGAGCCTCTAG
- a CDS encoding DUF1302 domain-containing protein: MNRRLPALRLLALPAAIALALYGAGAQAFTFSLGEIEGQFDSSLSVGASWAMRNADAGLLHSASSDDGKRNFREGETFSKVFKGIHDLELKYGDSGAFVRGKYWYDFKLKDDDLHFRNIDDHGREEGAKASGAEFLDAFLYHNYSIGDLPGTVRLGKQVVSWGESTFIQGGINAINPIDVAAFRRPGSEIKEGLIPVNMFYVSQNFSDHLSAEAFYQLQWQKTVIDNCGTFFSTTDVMADGCNGLAAGPVINQNALAVQALAPLGVNLTDEGIVIPRGKDREARDGGQWGTALRWFAPELDSEFAGYFINYHSRQPYLSVRGGPHIADLGFAPQLCGNLGLPNGLCGAVMGSSAGQQLTQAYRLGSAQYFADYPEDIQLYGLSFSTSLPTGTTLAGEISYRPNMPVQINPVDVVTATLGIPALTPVYGDAPAPANDAILKGYRRKEVTQAQVTATHFFDQVMGADRLTLIGEVGLTHVGGLGGKDELRYGRSPVFGQGALYPDNSLCTGNSATPQYCNDSGFVTSNAWGYQARAIWEYADLIDGATVRPNLAWSHDVHGYAPEPGFNQGARAISVGVDGTYLNTYNMSLSYTNFFGGDYNVNTDRDFVALSLGVSF, from the coding sequence ATGAACCGCAGATTACCCGCCTTGCGTCTTCTCGCGTTACCCGCCGCCATCGCTCTGGCCCTGTACGGCGCCGGCGCGCAGGCGTTCACTTTCTCCCTCGGCGAGATCGAGGGACAGTTCGACTCCAGCCTGTCGGTCGGCGCCAGCTGGGCCATGCGCAACGCCGACGCCGGCCTGCTGCACAGCGCAAGCTCCGACGACGGCAAGCGCAACTTCCGCGAAGGCGAGACCTTCTCCAAGGTGTTCAAGGGCATCCACGACCTGGAGCTGAAGTACGGCGACAGCGGCGCCTTCGTCCGCGGCAAGTACTGGTACGACTTCAAGCTCAAGGACGACGACCTGCACTTCCGAAACATCGACGACCACGGCCGCGAGGAAGGCGCCAAGGCGTCCGGCGCCGAGTTCCTCGATGCCTTCCTCTACCACAACTACAGCATCGGCGACCTGCCCGGCACCGTGCGCCTGGGCAAGCAGGTGGTGAGCTGGGGCGAGAGCACCTTCATCCAGGGCGGCATCAATGCCATCAACCCCATCGACGTCGCGGCCTTCCGCCGGCCAGGGTCGGAGATCAAGGAAGGCCTGATCCCGGTGAACATGTTCTACGTCTCGCAGAACTTCAGCGATCACCTCTCCGCCGAGGCCTTCTACCAGTTGCAGTGGCAGAAGACGGTGATCGACAACTGCGGCACCTTCTTCTCCACCACCGATGTCATGGCCGACGGCTGCAACGGCCTGGCGGCGGGCCCGGTGATCAACCAGAACGCGCTGGCCGTGCAGGCGCTCGCGCCGCTGGGGGTGAACCTCACCGACGAGGGCATCGTCATTCCCCGCGGCAAGGACCGCGAGGCGCGCGACGGCGGCCAGTGGGGGACGGCGCTGCGCTGGTTCGCCCCGGAGCTGGACAGCGAATTCGCCGGATACTTCATCAACTACCACAGCCGCCAACCCTACCTCAGCGTACGCGGCGGGCCGCACATCGCCGACCTCGGCTTCGCCCCGCAGCTGTGCGGCAACCTCGGCCTGCCCAACGGTCTCTGCGGCGCGGTAATGGGCAGCAGCGCCGGCCAGCAGCTCACCCAGGCCTACCGCCTGGGCAGCGCGCAATACTTCGCCGACTACCCCGAGGATATCCAGCTCTATGGCCTGAGCTTCAGCACCAGCCTGCCCACCGGCACCACCCTGGCCGGGGAGATCAGCTACCGGCCGAACATGCCGGTACAGATCAACCCGGTGGACGTGGTCACCGCCACCCTGGGCATCCCCGCGCTCACCCCGGTGTACGGCGATGCGCCAGCCCCAGCCAACGACGCGATCCTCAAGGGCTATCGGCGCAAGGAGGTGACCCAGGCGCAGGTCACCGCCACGCACTTCTTCGACCAGGTGATGGGCGCCGACCGCCTGACCCTGATCGGCGAGGTCGGCCTGACCCACGTCGGCGGCCTGGGCGGGAAGGATGAACTGCGCTACGGCCGCAGCCCGGTGTTCGGCCAGGGGGCGCTGTACCCGGACAACAGCCTGTGTACCGGCAACAGCGCGACGCCGCAGTACTGCAACGATTCCGGCTTCGTCACCAGCAACGCCTGGGGTTACCAGGCGCGCGCCATCTGGGAGTACGCCGACCTCATCGACGGCGCCACCGTGCGCCCCAACCTGGCCTGGTCCCACGACGTCCACGGCTACGCCCCGGAGCCGGGGTTCAACCAGGGCGCGCGGGCGATCAGCGTCGGCGTCGATGGCACCTACCTCAACACCTACAACATGAGCCTTTCCTACACGAACTTCTTCGGTGGCGATTACAACGTGAACACCGACCGGGACTTCGTGGCCCTGAGCCTTGGCGTGTCGTTCTAA
- a CDS encoding DUF1329 domain-containing protein, with product MNQKLACASLLLLALPFSLQAAVPESEAAKLGSSLTPLGAERAGNADGSIPAWDGGLPTNAGSRGADGRLSDPFAADKPLFTITAQNRAQYAANLTPGQQAMLQRYPDYHLTVYPTHRSATYPASVLQAVAGNARRASLAEGGNGLKDFQTAIPFPIPQSGIEALWNHITRYRGGSAQRLHVQATPTANGTYTPTYFQQQFSYRDQLTDYSPDKDNNVLFYFKQLVTAPARLAGDVVLVHETLDQVREPRMAWIYNAGQRRVRRAPQIAYDGPYPASDGLRVADNLDMFNGAPDRYEWKLLGKKEIYVPYNTFALDSTTHRYDDLIKPGHLNQDLVRYEKHRVWQVEGTLRAGERHIYARRVLFLDEDTWQAVLVDHYDGRGTLWRVGESFMTPLYDKQIPWLGVEAIYDLINGRYLVSGLTNQEKSQVEFGVKASSVDYTPTALRNAGIR from the coding sequence ATGAACCAGAAACTTGCGTGCGCATCCCTGCTGCTCCTCGCCCTGCCCTTCAGCCTGCAGGCCGCCGTTCCGGAGTCCGAAGCGGCGAAACTGGGCAGCAGCCTCACCCCCCTGGGCGCGGAACGCGCCGGCAACGCCGACGGCAGCATCCCCGCCTGGGACGGCGGCCTGCCCACCAACGCCGGTAGCCGCGGCGCCGACGGCCGCCTGAGCGACCCCTTCGCCGCCGACAAGCCGCTGTTCACCATCACCGCACAGAACAGGGCGCAGTACGCGGCGAACCTCACCCCCGGCCAGCAGGCGATGCTCCAGCGCTACCCGGACTACCACCTCACCGTCTACCCCACGCACCGTTCGGCGACCTACCCCGCCAGCGTGCTGCAGGCGGTGGCCGGCAATGCGCGGCGCGCCAGCCTCGCGGAGGGCGGCAACGGCCTGAAGGACTTCCAGACGGCGATCCCCTTCCCCATCCCGCAGAGTGGCATCGAGGCCCTGTGGAACCACATCACCCGCTACCGGGGCGGCAGCGCCCAGCGCCTGCACGTGCAGGCGACGCCCACCGCCAACGGCACCTACACGCCCACCTACTTCCAGCAGCAGTTCAGCTACCGCGACCAGCTCACCGACTACAGCCCGGACAAGGACAACAACGTCCTCTTCTACTTCAAGCAACTGGTCACTGCGCCCGCGCGCCTGGCGGGCGATGTGGTGCTGGTCCACGAGACCCTCGACCAGGTCCGCGAGCCGCGCATGGCCTGGATCTACAACGCCGGCCAGCGACGCGTGCGGCGCGCCCCGCAGATCGCCTACGACGGCCCCTACCCGGCCTCGGACGGCCTGCGCGTGGCGGACAACCTGGACATGTTCAACGGAGCGCCGGACCGCTACGAGTGGAAGCTGCTGGGCAAGAAGGAAATCTACGTGCCGTACAACACCTTCGCGCTCGACTCCACCACCCACCGCTACGACGACCTGATCAAGCCCGGCCACCTCAACCAGGACCTGGTGCGCTACGAGAAGCACCGCGTCTGGCAAGTGGAAGGCACCCTGCGCGCCGGCGAGCGGCACATCTACGCACGCCGCGTGCTGTTCCTCGACGAGGACACCTGGCAGGCCGTGCTCGTCGACCATTACGACGGCCGTGGCACCCTCTGGCGCGTCGGCGAAAGCTTCATGACGCCGCTGTACGACAAGCAGATCCCCTGGCTGGGCGTGGAAGCGATCTACGACCTCATCAATGGCCGCTACCTGGTGTCAGGCCTGACGAACCAGGAAAAGTCCCAGGTGGAATTCGGCGTGAAGGCGAGCAGCGTCGACTACACGCCGACCGCCCTTCGCAATGCCGGGATTCGCTGA
- a CDS encoding type 1 glutamine amidotransferase domain-containing protein, whose product MPRRILHVVSNVAHFDNPAEPTGLWLSELSHAYDLFAAQGYEQQLVSPKGGEVPLEPRSLKWPNADASAKGWLADPARMALLANTASPEALHGKDFDAIYFTGGHAVMYDYPDDAGLQRLTREVYEHGGVVASVCHGYCGLLNTRLSDGALLVAGRRVTGFTWMEEILAGVAKQVPYNAEDEMKRRGARFEKALVPFTPKAVVDGRLVTGQNPQSAKVTAKRVISVLSA is encoded by the coding sequence ATGCCCCGTCGTATTCTCCATGTCGTCTCCAACGTGGCTCACTTCGATAACCCCGCCGAGCCCACCGGGCTGTGGCTATCGGAGCTGTCGCACGCCTACGATCTTTTCGCTGCCCAGGGCTACGAGCAGCAGCTGGTCAGCCCCAAGGGCGGGGAAGTCCCGCTGGAGCCCCGCTCCCTGAAATGGCCGAACGCCGATGCATCGGCCAAGGGCTGGTTGGCCGACCCGGCCCGCATGGCGCTGCTCGCCAACACGGCTTCGCCGGAGGCGCTCCACGGCAAGGATTTCGATGCCATCTACTTCACCGGCGGCCATGCCGTGATGTACGACTACCCCGATGACGCGGGCCTGCAGCGACTCACCCGCGAGGTCTACGAGCACGGCGGCGTCGTCGCCTCCGTCTGCCACGGCTACTGCGGCCTCCTGAACACCCGCCTGTCTGACGGCGCGTTGCTCGTCGCAGGGCGACGCGTCACCGGCTTTACCTGGATGGAGGAGATCCTGGCCGGCGTGGCCAAGCAGGTGCCCTACAACGCCGAGGACGAAATGAAACGACGTGGCGCCCGGTTCGAAAAAGCGCTGGTGCCCTTCACGCCCAAGGCGGTGGTCGACGGGCGCCTGGTGACGGGGCAGAACCCCCAGTCCGCCAAGGTCACGGCCAAACGGGTCATTTCGGTTTTGAGCGCCTGA
- a CDS encoding NAD-dependent epimerase/dehydratase family protein: MQTILGATGQIAVELARELNRAYTTDLRLVSRNPRKVNDADALVTADLLDAGQTARAVEGSRIVYFTAGLPPDTQLWEEQFPTMLRNALEATRAAKARFVYFDNTYMYPQDDRLLTEATEFAPVGRKGRVRAAMASMVLEEMARGEIPVLIGRAPEFYGPGKTQSITNTLVIDRINAGQTARVPVRDDTRRTLIWTPDASRALAALGNAADAFGQTWHLPCDDARLTYRELVALACEQVGREPSHQVLGKWTLVALGLVSRQVRELRELLPRYAHDNLFDSGKFKQRFPQFQVTTYRQGLEQMLAESRRNHV, translated from the coding sequence ATGCAGACCATCTTGGGCGCCACCGGCCAGATTGCGGTGGAACTGGCGCGGGAGCTGAACCGTGCCTACACGACCGACCTGCGCCTGGTGAGCCGCAACCCCCGCAAGGTCAACGATGCCGACGCCCTGGTGACGGCCGACCTGCTCGATGCCGGCCAGACCGCCAGGGCGGTGGAGGGCAGCCGCATCGTCTACTTCACGGCGGGCCTGCCGCCCGATACGCAGCTGTGGGAGGAGCAGTTCCCGACCATGCTGAGGAATGCCCTGGAGGCGACCCGGGCAGCGAAGGCCAGGTTCGTCTACTTCGACAATACCTACATGTACCCGCAGGATGATCGCCTGTTGACGGAGGCCACCGAGTTCGCCCCCGTTGGGCGCAAGGGCAGGGTGCGTGCGGCGATGGCATCGATGGTGCTGGAGGAGATGGCGCGGGGCGAGATCCCCGTGCTCATCGGTCGCGCGCCGGAATTCTACGGTCCCGGCAAGACGCAGAGCATTACCAACACCCTGGTCATCGACCGGATCAACGCCGGCCAGACGGCCCGCGTACCGGTGCGCGACGACACCCGCCGCACGCTCATCTGGACGCCGGATGCCAGCCGTGCGCTGGCGGCGCTGGGCAATGCGGCGGACGCCTTCGGGCAGACCTGGCACCTGCCCTGCGACGACGCTCGCCTGACCTACCGGGAGCTCGTCGCGCTGGCCTGCGAACAGGTCGGCCGTGAACCGTCCCATCAGGTGCTCGGCAAGTGGACGTTGGTGGCCTTGGGCCTCGTCTCCCGCCAGGTACGTGAACTTCGCGAGCTGCTGCCGCGCTATGCCCACGACAACCTGTTCGACTCGGGCAAGTTCAAGCAGCGCTTCCCGCAGTTCCAGGTGACCACCTATCGCCAAGGGCTCGAGCAGATGTTGGCCGAGTCCCGCCGCAATCACGTTTGA
- a CDS encoding acetoacetate decarboxylase (ADC), which translates to MKLASLALASGLLLGAAVVPSWASEPAEPTTAQATTTIAGQVIPVVAGGLYARYHSNPPLSVIAQEAPQIDLSWFRTLTKTRVDMGFESYSPNFYYNNSRVTAVFTADLDRLRALMPAKVLEQVQPLQIWPGRGVVALTAYAYHYCDNDSYNEIALSIVTNKPGASNLGPISLISQSMSKDLWGYVLKLPVNTELARVRGVVGYNLPKWLTPIDYRETDTSVVVSISDSQTGKVDVTLETAKLDDLSQDVELVTNSFTNLDHKAELSYGYAVSRQLRHASTTRSDAVKLTLGDGSLSTYIQSLKLGSLLKYEYVPQFQSALYAPAPLQTMLVRE; encoded by the coding sequence ATGAAACTCGCTTCACTTGCTCTTGCTTCCGGCCTTCTCCTGGGCGCAGCCGTTGTGCCGTCCTGGGCTTCCGAGCCCGCCGAGCCGACCACTGCCCAGGCCACCACGACCATCGCCGGGCAAGTGATTCCTGTCGTGGCGGGCGGGTTGTACGCCCGCTACCACTCCAATCCGCCGCTCTCGGTGATCGCCCAGGAAGCCCCGCAAATCGACCTGAGCTGGTTCAGGACGCTGACCAAAACCCGGGTCGACATGGGCTTCGAATCCTATTCGCCGAATTTCTACTACAACAACAGTCGGGTCACGGCGGTTTTCACGGCCGACCTGGACAGGCTCCGGGCGCTGATGCCGGCCAAGGTGCTGGAGCAGGTGCAACCGCTGCAGATCTGGCCGGGGCGCGGTGTGGTCGCGCTGACGGCCTACGCCTATCACTACTGCGACAACGACAGTTACAACGAGATCGCCCTGTCGATCGTCACCAACAAGCCGGGCGCCAGCAACCTGGGTCCCATCAGCCTGATCAGCCAGTCGATGAGCAAGGACCTGTGGGGGTACGTATTGAAACTGCCGGTGAACACCGAACTGGCCAGGGTGCGCGGCGTGGTGGGCTACAACCTGCCCAAGTGGCTGACCCCTATCGACTACCGTGAGACTGACACCTCGGTGGTCGTGAGCATCAGCGATAGCCAGACCGGCAAGGTCGACGTGACCCTGGAGACGGCAAAGCTCGACGACCTGTCCCAGGACGTGGAGCTGGTCACCAACAGCTTCACCAACCTCGACCACAAGGCCGAGCTCAGCTACGGCTACGCCGTTTCCCGGCAGTTGCGCCACGCCTCCACGACGCGCTCGGACGCCGTCAAGCTGACCTTGGGCGACGGCAGTCTGTCGACCTATATCCAGTCGCTGAAGCTGGGTTCGCTGCTGAAGTACGAGTACGTGCCGCAGTTCCAGAGTGCGCTGTATGCGCCGGCGCCGCTGCAAACGATGCTGGTGCGCGAGTGA
- a CDS encoding LysR family transcriptional regulator: MDWDDLRFFLAIARAGSLGAAARQLGVSHPTVGRRLQALEQASGQAFFRRTSQGLVPTAMGEGILNLAEEMESSALAIARRIDGSEQPEGILRISSADWFAGYVLAPVLSELVRRYPAVVPEVMAGQRLSDLTRREADIAFRIVPFDQPDIVQRRLMIMPYGLYTSAAVPFEPGRDGAGCKLILMNTAQAYYPDVLWLQRMLPAAPTVFTSSSRTVQAQMCARGLGVAVLPRSLGDQLPALTRIELSEAPPSRDIWMGYHQDMRRLDRLRALAELAGDMLGSD; the protein is encoded by the coding sequence GTGGATTGGGATGACTTGCGGTTTTTCCTGGCGATCGCCCGTGCCGGCTCCCTGGGCGCGGCGGCCAGGCAGCTGGGTGTCAGCCACCCCACCGTGGGCAGGCGATTGCAGGCGCTGGAGCAGGCCAGCGGCCAGGCATTTTTCCGGCGCACCAGCCAGGGCCTGGTGCCGACCGCGATGGGCGAGGGCATCCTCAACCTTGCCGAGGAAATGGAGAGCAGCGCCCTGGCCATTGCCCGGCGCATCGATGGCAGCGAGCAGCCCGAAGGCATCCTGCGCATCTCGTCCGCCGACTGGTTTGCCGGCTACGTGCTGGCGCCGGTGTTGAGCGAGCTGGTGCGCCGCTACCCGGCCGTGGTGCCCGAGGTGATGGCCGGGCAGCGCCTATCGGACCTCACCCGCCGCGAAGCGGATATCGCCTTTCGCATCGTGCCCTTCGACCAGCCGGACATCGTGCAGCGCCGGCTGATGATCATGCCCTACGGCCTGTACACCAGCGCCGCCGTGCCCTTCGAGCCGGGACGGGATGGCGCGGGCTGCAAGCTGATCCTGATGAATACCGCACAGGCCTACTACCCCGATGTGCTGTGGCTGCAGCGCATGCTGCCCGCCGCGCCCACGGTGTTCACCAGCAGCAGCCGCACCGTGCAGGCGCAGATGTGCGCGCGGGGTTTGGGGGTGGCGGTTCTGCCGCGTTCGCTGGGCGACCAGCTGCCGGCCCTGACCCGCATCGAACTGAGCGAAGCGCCGCCCTCGCGGGATATCTGGATGGGCTACCACCAGGACATGCGGCGCCTGGACCGCCTGCGCGCGCTGGCAGAACTGGCCGGCGACATGCTCGGCAGCGATTGA